In the genome of Raphanus sativus cultivar WK10039 chromosome 9, ASM80110v3, whole genome shotgun sequence, the window cttaggaggaacctcttgactaggatcaccaacaaagctaacctgctccttcttggattggtttgaaagaaccaagtccaacttgtcttgcaaagACTTGATATCTCTCCTTGTCTGCTGGTCATCCCCTCTGTTGGCTCTATCATACTCCTCATTGTAGACTGAGTCACTctttgccatgttctccaccagTTCCTCTGCATCCTCCACCGTtctgcccaagaagaaaccattactagcagtgtcaagcctgtttctgcaagatgggagaactcctctgtagaaagtgctaagcaagctctccttgctgaaaccatgatgaggacactgagcttggtagtccttgaatctctcccatgCCTCATTGAAGCTCTCTAGATTCTTCTGCTGGAAACCAGAAATCTCGTTCCTTATCTTAGCTgtccttgaggtagagaagaatttctccaagaaggcttccttacatccctcccaagtggtgatagtgTCACTTGGGACAGACCTCTCCCACTGATGTGCCTTGTCTCCCAAAGAGAAGGGAAACAACTTCAGCTTGAATGCATCTTCAGAGACACCATTTGTCTTGGACAAACTACAATACTGATCAAACTTGTACAAATGATCAATAGGATCTTCAGCTGCcaggccatgaaacttgttgtgCTCAATGGTGTTGAGTAGCCCTGACTGATCTcgaagttgttgttctccacaggtggtgctctgattcccaacctatgaccatgaatgtgagggcgatcataggttccaatggcgcgagcttggcgctgtgggtgttgtggtcgaaggttggcagctccttgaccatttccctcttgggCAGCTCCCAAAGGGATCTCCCATCTTGATTCTGGTTCTGAtggtgagccatatcaaaacccaatctgttgaaatgagcctgttgctcctcttctctccttcttcttgtatctctctttccaaagcccggatgtctggtactagaggagtgaggtttgtagtccctctacttctcaagttcatacacctgaaatgaaaaagaaaaaggaaaaagcagagccaatatcacaataataagaaaaatgacttagtctcaagcaaatgactaaatcccaatgtcaaaatcacaatagaacttggcaacggcgccaatttgataacaggacttttcgggtccctatcaaatgcagtagtataaaagattatcgaaccaatcctaggtgatttcaatgcactgagaatacaaatccatgcttaatctaagtgcaaaccAAAAGTGAAACGAGTTTTAACCTAGAGCAATACTGAAATGCAATAAAACAATAacctttctttgattatgagatgggagaactcatgggataagggattaaaccttgggtgatcaagttttgaACTAAAAGGTGgcagctttcaatcaatctattaaccttaggcctagacacaatcctaaacaaactctatctctagaagGATGCTCATTTGCTAAGATGACTcaaagcatcaaatctctttggttgaatgtcaaaaaagcaatcattaaaatcaagtctactagccatcttaacaNNNNNNNNNNNNNNNNNNNNNNNNNNNNNNNNNNNNNNNNNNNNNNNNNNNNNNNNNNNNNNNNNNNNNNNNNNNNNNNNNNNNNNNNNNNNNNNNNNNNGCGGTTCGATGACTGAAGCTCTAGTGGCTTTGGTTCTCCTCTACCGGTGGTTGTGTGAGGCTCGAGTTGCAGCGACTAGAATGGCAAAGCTGTGTGTGGATGGAAGTCAATCATTTGGAAGCACTGCAGGCAACCGATTTCTACCAAAGCGTGGCTCATGGAGATTATCAAGGCTTCCTTCTCTTGTGGTAATATTTCTTTTGTCTAGTTTTTGGCTCCTTCCAAACAGTAAAACCTTTTGTTGGTTCCGTCTGTTGTTCAGTTGGGTCtgtcttttctttctctctaaTATCactttagatttatattttctttccgTTACTTGTGTTCTATGAAACTTctgtcacaaaaaaaattagtataaatttaacatttacaccaaagaaaaaacttatttaCGTAGCTTTGTTTATTTTCCTTCATCAAACTTATCTTAAAAAGTTAAACCTGATATCAAAAAATTCCCACTTTTTTGCCATCCTGATGtaacatttttcttaaaataaagcaaaaaaggaaaaattttgttttacttgTATTAGGAAAAAAATACTGATAtgatttacttttattttaatttttgatgattttaagTAATATTTACATTCAGCCTAATTCCAATATTGCAGtaacttttttttcattttacataaTCTGGAATGTGGGCCAAGATTAAACCAACTAATCCTTTAAGAATCTGTTTACCGATCTTAAACAGTTCCAGTTGTTTACGGTAGAAATTTATATATCCATATCATCTGATTATACAAACGGAAATATGAGATTATAATATCATCTTAACAATTTTCAATCCCGCTTAACCACAATGGTTATCaatttgtcttcttttttttgctacaTACATTATCTTTCATTGACATCTGCAATGGAAATGCGTAGCTCAGATTGAAATTTCGCAGTACCATTGTTGAAAGAAGCaaagtatattttaatcattctatttagtttttttttttaaacaaaacttCACTAATTTAAtggtattaaataaaaacagatGGTATTTATGATTAAAACATTACAGAATCCTAACAAGGCTATTGTTAGACGAATTGATTATAGTTCCAATCATTTCACCTCAATATAAGCTGAAATTATTTACATTCCAATATCTTTCCAAAGAGCCTCTACATATGTGATGTAAACAAGTTTAATATTCATTCGAACTTTTAGGGGAAACTTTAATTTTACACAGATTTGAtatcatttttcaaatttacttttaaatgatgattctaattataaatattttaaacttgtGATGGAAAAGATTAAACCAATCTCTAAATcatttatacatatttaaaattattaataaaagtttaataacCGAATCCACCTTCTAGATATCAAATACTCCTCTATCCcaatttatttgatgttttaggttattgGATAttgattaagaaaacacatatttttatgtagtttatcttggtaacataaaaatacattaaataaaactagttaaaccaataataaaaaagtataggtattttataattggtcataaaattcaaataatattaaattctacctagattagtgagaacatcacttaaaatatgacaaaataaaaatcctaaaacaccacttaaaTTGGGACGGAGGAAGTACTAAACAATAatcattaaattataaattaatgttagGGTCATTTCAATCAGATAACATAGTTCCTCTCTTGAGGACAACTCCAACAGAAACAAAACTCCTAACTTTTCACCTCCTCTTATTTAATGTGGCGCGCTTGACTCATAAAGTAACAAGGGACCTAGTAATTTGAAAACCATTTCGACCTCTTTTTGGATTAAATAACCTATAATTGGATCTTTAGCATCCAAGGTGTTTCGCGTCACGGATCCCGTGTTCCATAATCTAAAATCCATCCACCAGCAAAGCGTCTCATTCTTTCTCGTTGTAGATCTTTCGATAGCTCGTCTACCACACACGACATCTAGTAAAAACGATGAGCTCActtgttttttatataaaacatgtGAATATCGTTTTGATCGTTTCGACCAGAAGTTACAGAACGATGAGTTCTGCAAATAGTAAATAACATGTCAGAAGCAGCAGCACATTGAACAAAGAACACTTTTGAAGGCTAGACAAATTAAATTTACATGGTCACTTGATCGAATCTACTTGTTTCTTTAGACTGTATATCAAATGCACGTTTGTATCATCTCAAAAACCTTTAACGCCTAACCATATACACGCTCACATATGATTATAGACTGTAACACGCTCACATATGGTATTGACAAAATATGTTCTAAGACCAACAACATCGCTGTCCTTATGTTGGTCCTTAGGGTGGGGGGACCACAGATTTTCAAGAACCAAGAAAGACAAGAGGTAAAATGTCCTAAGATAAGGCACGTCCTTGAGAAGTCCTCTACACTGTGTGCGGGCCCCACGACACATGGTGGCCCGCCAATGATtcactcttttttctttttttttttttaaaaaaaacagaaaataaaaaagaaaaatttaaggACTTTCACTTTTGTCATACCGATACTGATGCTCTAAAACTCACCCCATAACTTATAGTATTTAGAAAGTTGCTCATGACACAGTATTTACAAATTTACCACACAACtttctgtattttaaaattatcccAAAACTTAAGTATTTACATGTACCCACAACATACTATATTTACGACGACTgacttattttcaagtttaGCACACGATTTACATATATATCACagtatttacaaatttatttcacAACTTAGGTTATTTAATAATCTTCCCCACACTTTCTTTATTCGACTATTATCCCCCCCTCACCCCCACGATTTAGGGTATTGACAAATATGCTCTACCATTTAGGCTATTTTCAAATTTCGCTCATCCTTATGGTATTTACAAACTTGCCCAACGGCATATGGTAGTATTTAAATTTGCCGAATGACATGAAATTCACAAATTTGCCTCATAACTTCCGGTATTTACAAATCTCTCTCTAGCATCCAAGATGTTTCCCTCTCCCAATAGGTCGTCTACCACACACGTCTACTAGTAAAAACATGAGCGcacttgtttttgtttgctaacAAGTGAATATCTTTTTGATCGTTTGGAACTTTGGAGCAGAAGTAACAGAAGGATTAGTTTTATACATAGTATAAATAACATGCAAGAAGCAGCAGAACAATGCACAAAGAACAATTTTGAAGGctagatatttttaaatggtTACATTGTACATCTATTACATGTATGTTTCATCTAAAAAACATTGGTCGTAATCTATTCTTTAGATaaaagtttaaattatattacctCAACATACACCGAAATATAGTTTACACAGCCCCCTACCGTCAAGAACTACATATGAAAtgcaaaacacaaaaaaacatcTTAATATTCAAAACATATCATCTCCCACCAGAGAGTAGAGAATCAGCTATAGATCCACCAGTAAACCCTTTAAAGACAGAGGAAGAATACGACATCCCTAATTCACTAAACCCGTCTTGGAGCCCAAGTATCATCCCACTCCCAGAAAAGTCCGAAGGAGACAAGTCCGGTAACTTTGCATCTCCTCTTAGATATTGTAACACTTGTCTCATACTTGGTCTAGCCCTTGGGTCCGGGTGAGAGCACAAGAGACCTAGCTTCAAAACCATTTCGACCTCCTTTTCATCACACTCATAACCCATGTTAGGGTCCTTAGCATCCAAGATATTTCCCTTGTTCCATAACGCGAAAACCCACTCCACGAGCAAGAACGTCTCATCTGTCTCGTGCTTGATCTCGATCGGACGTCTACCGCACGTGACTTCTAGCAAGAACGCTCCAAACGCGAAAACATCGGTAGCCGTTGTTGCACGTCCTGTCCGAGTGTGTTCAGGAGCCAAGTATCCCAACGTTCCAACAACGTGCGTGGTCTGAGGATCAGACCCGTGATCGTACAACCTAGCCAAACCGAAATCTCCGAGTCTTCCGTTGAGCTCTCCGTCTAACAAGACATTGCTAGCTTTAACATCTCGATGAATCACCACTTGTTCCCATTCCTCGTGAAGGTAGAACAATCCCGAAGCAACGCCTAGAATCACCTTGATCCTCTGTTTCCAGTTCAGCGTTACCTCCGGAGTGTTGTACAAGTACTTGTCCAAGCTTCCATTAGGCATGAAGTCGTACACGAGAAGAAGCTCACCTCTCCTGCGGCAATACCCCAAGAGAGGTACCAAGTTTCGATGACTCATCCGACCAATACTCACGATCTCCGCCACAAACTCTTTCATCCCTTGTCTCGACTCGTGGGAGACTCTTTTCACAGCGATCTCGAGCTTCGTCCCAGGCATCACACCTTTGTAAACACTCCCGAACCCACCGGTTCCGAGCAAGTCCTTCTCCTTGAACCCTTTGGTCGCGTAGTACAAATCCTTGAACCTGAACCTGTTCTTACCAAACTCTTTCTCCCACTCATCCATCTCCTCAGCGAactttctcctcctcctcacGAGGAAGCAAATCAAGAAGATGAAACAGAAGATCAAGAAGAGGGAGATCAAAGGCATCCCGATCTTGAAAAAATCGGAGATTCTCTTCGGTTCGAACCGAGGAAGCTTCGGGAGTCTCGATAAAGCCAAAGGTGGAGCCTCGCCGTTCACACGGAAGCTCCACCCGAGGATAAAATGTTCCGACAGAACAGAACCTGTCGCGGACGAGAACCCCACGAACATGTCTTGACGTATAACCGAAGAAAGATCTCTTACAACCGACACAAGCGGTCTTCTAGGTTTATCCTCGTTAAAAGGAGCCATCGTGACATCGATCTTGTGAGTACGACCGTCGTAGTCGACCCAGACTTGCATCGGCTTACGGCTGATCAGAGTCAGGTTCTTGAACTGTCCCTTCTCGTCCCACCACCCGGCTAACGAGGTTCTCTCCGACTTCAAACTATTGATATCGATTCCAACATGGTTATCATCAGTGTCGTTAAACTCTGTACTCCGGATGGTGTCGAGCTCCACGGCGAAGACCTGGTTCGTGTCGTTACCGTTGTTTGTGATGTTGAAGAGACCGATGTATTGGCTTGCCGTTGCGTAAGGAAGGCTAGGGTTAGGAGCGACGACGAAGGCGATGCCGTGACCGCTAAGTATTGGGATCTGAGAGTGAATAGCGAAAACAAAGGTTGTGGAGAACGAATAAACGGTGCCGTTTGGGGAGTCTTTGAACCGGATTGGTTTGGTGTAGAAGGCGTGGCCGGTTTTCTGAACTGTGTAGTTGGTTAGCTTTAAGAGACCGTTTGGTGTGACGGTGGTGATCCCTTGGAGGGATAGGTCAGTGGGTGGATTAAAGCCATCGTTGTAAGTGAAGTTGGTGCTTTGGGAAGTTGTTTCTTGGGATTGAAAGAggaggttgaagaagaagaagaagacggtgAAGAGCTTCAAGAACATGGCTTCCTCTTTTTATCTGCTCtgtttcttgtttgttttttattatctttgGATATTATTTGGGTTTATTATATAGAGTGGGTGAAGAAAGAAAGATACTTGATGCTATTGGAGAGAGTGGgaaattctttttctttctagAAAAGAAAGTTTGTTGGTTCTTTGTGGGGACTGCTCTTGATTAAGAATATTAATCAAAGTAGGTGATTTATATATATCAGTAAAATTAATCAAAGTTGGATGAAACTTTAGTGTTCCATATTTTGAAATCCGACCCGGAACCGCGGTTGAACCAGTAAACCCAGTAATCCGAATATAATTTGATTTGGGTTTTAGGAAAAACCATTATTTAAAAGCCCAGTAAAACCCACAAAAACTACTAAAACTCGGAAACCAACAatcggttgaaccactggttaaaccagtaagtaattttttttttcaattatcttattaaaatttgtttttattcaaattaaaaagtaaGGTTTTCAgattttactaatatatttttcttctacCGGATGCGACTATGTATCtccctttttaatatttttttttgtgaatttatttatttgttatttttcaagattttgataaatatttatgtcattTAGAAAAATGAAATGGACATGATAgagaaaactaaaattatttaatgtgatttgatgactattagtttatttttgttattgataatCTATTATTAcagtttaatatttaactatttgttttttttctattttatttaaagtttaattttacaCATTACTTATGAATTTCAagtcttgatattttttttattagatatcATAACTCCtaacttattataaaaattgttaaataatctgaaatatttttgatattttgtatgttttaaaataaaaataataaaagttaattgttttctaaatatttttaaaacataaaatatgtattatacttttaatagctattatattattatttaataaaattaattaacttaTTGACCCGCGGTTTAGCCAGGATCGACCCAATAACCCGATGACCCAGTAAATCATCCGGTTCAGTGTCTGgatcgggtttcaaaacattggttcTATCCAACTTCCAAGACTAAAGTTTAGTTTACCTcttattgaattttaaaatttattctatTGAAATATGAACATGATctgataaatattatgtttaattatgtatttttttatttaactgatcattctatcaaattaaattaacattaaacataaatatgattacaaaaaaaatcaaatataaaaaattaagtttttcgaaaaaactaaaacaaaaaaatatatcagttCTTTGTAGACTGTATCAGAATCTACAAGGTCGTCCCTGAGAATTCGAGGGCTATAGACAATTTAAGAaggattttataaatttgggggctgaattttttttatataaattgggaacttatttatatataattttttaaaaaacaattggGGGTGTGAGGTGGATGTTTCATCCGGCTTGGCTCAGAGCCGGTCCTGAAAATCTAGTACTAGTTTTTAAATCAGCCATCTATCACGCTCATGATGCTGTAATCATAAGGATGTTTGTTTAGTTTATGGAAAATATTAGGCACTAAAGcctttttcaaagaaaaaaaaagtattaggCACTAGCATTTCTCAACTAATACTTATGTATGGTGATCGAAGGTTCAACGTTAACTATTACAGAATATCTTACCAAAACTAAATTCagtatattaaacaaaaaattattaaactaggATTTACTTGTTTTGAATTTGATGTTACGAAGAATCTCGTATAGTGatgtaaaacataaaaaatattaatgtatgATTATATAAAGAATGACATCAGAATTAAGCTAGCATGTTACAAAGGAAggttttttttgaaactgaggCTGTTACGAAGgaaagttgttttttttaataaaaacttttcttAAAGTTTCTGGAGTATAATTAAGTAAATCCTAGTTTAATAATTTCATTTGGTCTTGGGTAAACTTTACTGATCACGGGCTCACGGTCGTCTAATATGCCAAATACAGCGAGCTTCTCGTCGACATTTCCAAAAGTTGTAATGTGATAAGAGTCAAAGAGATATTGGAACACACGTAGTTAATTGAGCAGACAAAGTCCTCTGGCAAAATATTTCCTCTCAAATATTTATGTGGATACAGAACTTAGTGTTCTCAAAATTCTTGCCGACGACATAACtcctcttgtttttttttgttaaatgaaacaaatatattattgtagAGGATAAACGAAATAGTTTTAACTTTGAATGCATGTGATACTTATACGAATCTGTAAACATTTATACGTACGTCAAGTTCAACGTTTAGTTTTAGAAGGTTTTATAATAGTGCTATGCTATAAAGTTATAACTTTTTGACAATTGGTAATCAGTTATGATTATGTGGCccttataaactaaaataatcatGTATTGATAACCCTTTTCCTAGTATTGTTTAAAAATCATGGTAACCATGTGAACTTCTTCTTTTATTACTTCTACCgcttcaaaatatattatgtatcgAAGAGTTCTTGAtatttgaaaatacataatattttaatacttttaaattaattttagttttattgaattttttttgaccAATAATGTTTTCGTAGTTTTTTTTGATGATTgattgaattagttttattctGATATTTTTAATGACTTTTTGGGTAAATgtatatgttttagtttttgtgCATCgattcaaaacatcaaaaatggAAGAAGTATAATAAGAAGGGTGCGATTACAAAACGGTTATTTATAACGCTTAAAAAGTCAGTCTCTCTCTGACACGTTTACCAATGCAGAATAGTTGGGCCGCTCCTGGCCGTATGTCCGTCGTGAAACCAGCGTCGCCTGCCTCCGGTGACCCCATCCTGCCTCCGCCTCACCCCCTGACCCCCAGACCCATCTTCCAACCTTTCCCCCATCCAATTCCCTCCCCTCTCAGCCTCTCCACCCATGTCCCGCTCTGAACTTCGTCGTGCTCTTATCTCCAAACCTACTGTTGATACTGTCATGGTCCAGGCTGATTCTCAGTCTCGGGATGTAGTGTCTCCTTCTACTACTCAGATCTTTACTTCTGAAACCACATCAACTGAGATTAGATCTCAAACAACTGTTCCTGCTACAGGAAACCCTAACACTGTCTCAGTTGATGAGGCATCAGAAACTATCCAAAACTCCCTAAAGGTTCTTCCTCCTAGAAACAGCTCCCCCTCTTAACAAACAAAGCCTCCAAACCCTCCACCTCCGCCCCCATAACTGCCCCTTTAAACCCTGATACcgctcctgctcctgctcctcCGTTAGCTACCACAAAAATACCTAACCAGTCAACCCCCTCCCCTCCCCAACCTCACTCTGCCCCTACTCTTGCTGAAAAACTAAGAGTCAAAGGAGATAAGACCCTTTCTCGGCTTGCTCCTGTTCAATTCACTGATAAAGGAATACCTAGAGTGCTCATTCCAGACTCTGTGTTTGAAGAAGGTGCTAATCTCCATAAAGACTTCATTATCTGTTATTTCAATGGGCGACCTCCTCCCTTTCTCCAAATCCAAAGTGTCCTGAATTATATGTGGGGAAAAGGGCGAAGATTAGAAATCCACAACAATCCTCGTCAAAGATCGGCTCTAGTGAGGATTCCTAGTGAATTTCTAAGACAGAAAATACTAGAAAAAAATATCTGGTATGTAGGTGATTCAATGTTCCATACCGCTCAGTGGTCGTCGGTTCACTCGTCTGCTACTCCCTCGCTAAGCTCCATCAGAATTTGGGCTCATCTCACAGATGTGCCACTGGACCTGCGTCATCAGAAAGGTCTCAGTTTAGTAGCAGGTCTTGTGGGTGACCCTAAAGAGACTGACGATTTCACTCTAAATCTAGTCAGTCTCACTCTCTCGCATGTGAAGGTGGAAGTTGATCTCACAAAGCCGCTTCCTGATGTTGTAGAGTTTCAAAGGCAAAGTGGCGAGGTGGTTGAGGTGAAAGTGTCCTATCCTTGGCTCCCACCAACATGCTCACACTGTAAAGAACTTGGGCATGTAATGAGAAACTGCCTCCATTACACTCCGCCATTGCCAGCAGCAGCTGCTTCTTCTACAGACAAAGCTcagaaatcaaaacaaaactccAAAGTCAACCCGACTCCAAAGAAACTCCAGCCAGGAACATCAAAAAATAAACACTATGTGGCTGTTAAGAAGAACTTACCTCCTGTATTGACTGCTCCTGATCAAACCACTACCCTCCAGAATGTAATCCCtgtctcctcttctccttcaaAAACTACTGTTTCTCTCCCTTCCAGCCCCATAACCACTAAAGCACCCAGACCCCTTTTTTCTGACCAAAACACAGACCAATCGACCCACAAAAGTCCTTCTGACAAGCCTCATAGACCCTCCCTCAAGCGCTCTCGTTCATCCCCTGTTCTCTCCCCTCCCACCCACCCtcagttgatttataaatcttcCACCCCAACTCCTCCTATACCCCTTTTGTTTCCTGAAATTAGTACTCTTCAGTACTTAAATCACTCCCCCTTTTTAAGCCCCTCTCTTTCTAACCCTTTTTTGCCACTTCTTTTGGATTCCTCTCTCCAGTCTTCTGGAGACCCCCTTCATCTTCCCAATGAGCGCAAGCTCTTTTTTTGGAATCTCCGTGGATTAAATCTCCCGGAGAAGCATAGGCCTTT includes:
- the LOC108835308 gene encoding L-type lectin-domain containing receptor kinase IV.1 codes for the protein MFLKLFTVFFFFFNLLFQSQETTSQSTNFTYNDGFNPPTDLSLQGITTVTPNGLLKLTNYTVQKTGHAFYTKPIRFKDSPNGTVYSFSTTFVFAIHSQIPILSGHGIAFVVAPNPSLPYATASQYIGLFNITNNGNDTNQVFAVELDTIRSTEFNDTDDNHVGIDINSLKSERTSLAGWWDEKGQFKNLTLISRKPMQVWVDYDGRTHKIDVTMAPFNEDKPRRPLVSVVRDLSSVIRQDMFVGFSSATGSVLSEHFILGWSFRVNGEAPPLALSRLPKLPRFEPKRISDFFKIGMPLISLFLIFCFIFLICFLVRRRRKFAEEMDEWEKEFGKNRFRFKDLYYATKGFKEKDLLGTGGFGSVYKGVMPGTKLEIAVKRVSHESRQGMKEFVAEIVSIGRMSHRNLVPLLGYCRRRGELLLVYDFMPNGSLDKYLYNTPEVTLNWKQRIKVILGVASGLFYLHEEWEQVVIHRDVKASNVLLDGELNGRLGDFGLARLYDHGSDPQTTHVVGTLGYLAPEHTRTGRATTATDVFAFGAFLLEVTCGRRPIEIKHETDETFLLVEWVFALWNKGNILDAKDPNMGYECDEKEVEMVLKLGLLCSHPDPRARPSMRQVLQYLRGDAKLPDLSPSDFSGSGMILGLQDGFSELGMSYSSSVFKGFTGGSIADSLLSGGR